One Oceanithermus desulfurans genomic region harbors:
- the nuoL gene encoding NADH-quinone oxidoreductase subunit L, which produces MLLLLILLLPLLGFVFLGLFGKHLREPAPGVIASALTGLSFLLVLYGVLTGGAEWAVKDWLPGIPFSLVLDPLSGYMGLVVTGIGFLIHVYAIGYMHGDAGFSRFFAYLNFFIAMMMTLVLAGSYPVMFIGWEGVGLASFLLIGFWYTEKKNADSARKAFITNRIGDLGFLLGMALLYSLFGTLSIAELREAIESSTVLPLALGTAGLLLFVGAVGKSAQVPLMVWLPDAMAGPTPVSALIHAATMVTAGVYLIARSSFLYANLQDVSYFIAVIGLVTAAYGALSALGQWDIKKIVAYSTISQLGYMFLAVGVGAYWIALFHVMTHAFYKALLFMASGSVIHALGGEQDVRKMGGLRKYLPRTHLHGLAGALSLAGFPLLAGFWSKDAIITATLTYPFGGTGFYLAGLAVAFLTAVYAMRWYVLVFLGEYQGSGHPHEAPPVMTVPNDVLALGAVFAGFLALPEPLWNLVEPYLAPALAHVEKHHMALSLEWGLIALSAVVALVGLYLGYLAFTRQALPGWYLTFQTWSSNAFYVDRVYNVLIVNPLKELALVLALFDGFLDTVYIAAAGAGSWLGGLLSKVQTGYVRAYGALMVLGLVAVLVWGVLR; this is translated from the coding sequence ATGCTGCTCCTACTCATCCTTCTCCTGCCGCTCCTGGGCTTCGTCTTCCTGGGGCTCTTCGGCAAGCACCTGCGCGAGCCCGCGCCGGGCGTGATCGCCTCGGCCCTGACGGGGCTCAGCTTCCTGCTGGTGCTCTACGGGGTGCTGACCGGGGGCGCCGAGTGGGCGGTCAAGGACTGGCTGCCCGGCATCCCCTTCAGCCTCGTCCTCGACCCGCTTTCGGGCTACATGGGGCTGGTGGTCACGGGCATCGGCTTCCTGATCCACGTCTACGCCATCGGCTACATGCACGGCGACGCCGGGTTCAGCCGCTTCTTCGCCTACCTCAACTTCTTCATCGCCATGATGATGACCCTCGTCCTCGCCGGCAGCTACCCGGTGATGTTCATCGGCTGGGAGGGTGTGGGTCTGGCCAGCTTCCTGCTGATCGGCTTCTGGTACACCGAGAAGAAGAACGCCGACAGCGCCCGCAAGGCCTTCATCACCAACCGCATCGGCGACCTGGGCTTCCTGCTGGGCATGGCGCTGCTCTACAGCCTCTTCGGCACCCTCTCGATCGCCGAGCTGCGCGAGGCCATCGAGTCCAGCACGGTGCTGCCGCTGGCCCTTGGCACCGCGGGCCTGCTGCTCTTCGTCGGCGCGGTGGGCAAGAGCGCCCAGGTGCCGCTGATGGTCTGGTTGCCCGACGCCATGGCGGGCCCCACCCCGGTCAGCGCCCTGATCCACGCGGCCACGATGGTCACCGCCGGCGTCTACCTGATCGCCCGCAGCTCCTTCCTCTACGCCAACCTGCAGGACGTCTCCTACTTCATCGCCGTCATCGGGCTCGTCACCGCGGCCTACGGGGCGCTCAGCGCCCTGGGGCAGTGGGACATCAAGAAGATCGTCGCCTACTCGACGATCAGCCAGCTGGGCTACATGTTCCTGGCCGTGGGGGTGGGGGCGTACTGGATCGCGCTCTTCCACGTGATGACCCACGCCTTCTACAAGGCCCTGCTCTTCATGGCCTCGGGCTCGGTCATCCACGCCCTTGGGGGCGAGCAGGACGTGCGCAAGATGGGCGGCCTCAGGAAGTACCTGCCGCGCACCCACCTGCACGGCCTCGCGGGCGCGCTCTCGCTCGCCGGATTCCCGCTGCTCGCCGGGTTCTGGTCCAAGGACGCGATCATCACCGCGACGCTCACCTACCCCTTCGGGGGCACGGGCTTCTACCTGGCCGGCCTGGCCGTGGCCTTCCTCACCGCGGTCTACGCGATGCGCTGGTACGTGCTCGTCTTCCTGGGCGAGTACCAGGGCAGCGGCCACCCCCACGAGGCGCCGCCGGTGATGACCGTGCCCAACGACGTGCTGGCGCTGGGCGCGGTCTTCGCGGGTTTCCTGGCCCTCCCCGAGCCGCTTTGGAACCTGGTGGAACCCTACCTGGCCCCGGCGCTGGCCCACGTCGAGAAGCACCACATGGCGCTCAGCCTCGAGTGGGGGCTGATCGCGCTCTCGGCCGTGGTCGCGCTGGTGGGCCTTTACCTCGGCTACCTGGCCTTCACCCGCCAGGCGCTGCCGGGGTGGTACCTCACCTTCCAGACCTGGTCGTCCAACGCCTTCTACGTGGACCGGGTGTACAACGTACTGATCGTGAACCCGCTTAAGGAGCTGGCCCTGGTGCTCGCGCTTTTTGACGGCTTCCTCGACACCGTCTACATCGCCGCCGCCGGAGCGGGCTCGTGGCTGGGCGGCCTCCTCTCCAAGGTGCAGACGGGCTACGTGCGCGCCTACGGTGCGCTCATGGTGCTCGGCCTGGTGGCCGTGCTGGTCTGGGGGGTGCTGCGATGA
- the nuoK gene encoding NADH-quinone oxidoreductase subunit NuoK, translated as MSYYLLLSALLFAIGLYGVLARRTAILIFMSIELMLNAANLAFVAFARNSGNLDGQVMALVVIALAAAEVAVGLGIIVAVFRARSSTSVDDLAELRG; from the coding sequence GTGAGCTACTACCTGCTGCTTTCCGCCCTGCTCTTCGCCATCGGCCTCTACGGCGTGCTGGCGCGGCGTACGGCGATCCTCATCTTCATGTCCATCGAGCTGATGCTCAACGCCGCCAACCTGGCCTTCGTGGCCTTCGCCCGCAATTCGGGCAACCTCGACGGGCAGGTGATGGCGCTGGTGGTCATCGCGCTCGCCGCCGCCGAGGTGGCCGTGGGTCTCGGCATCATCGTCGCGGTCTTCCGCGCCCGCAGCTCCACCTCGGTGGACGACCTCGCGGAGCTTAGGGGGTGA
- a CDS encoding NADH-quinone oxidoreductase subunit J family protein codes for MSAFDLIAGVLLVASALAAVTLKNAVHAGLALVGNFLVLATVYFALEAQFLGWIQIIVYAGAVMVLFLFVIMLLFDAKADVGTGRMPWMRPLAAALAAVFFLALAYAFSGVGPVHPLAEIKLAGGLPGPLGRLLYGPWLYVVLLIAVLLFAATVAAVVLVQPGVRGARKKFQVLERERELGEVDR; via the coding sequence GTGAGCGCCTTCGACCTGATCGCCGGGGTGCTGCTGGTCGCCAGCGCGCTTGCGGCGGTCACCCTCAAGAACGCGGTGCACGCGGGGTTGGCGCTGGTGGGCAACTTCCTGGTGCTGGCCACCGTCTACTTCGCGCTCGAGGCCCAGTTCCTCGGCTGGATCCAGATCATCGTCTACGCCGGCGCGGTGATGGTCCTCTTCCTCTTCGTGATCATGCTGCTCTTCGACGCCAAGGCCGACGTGGGCACGGGCCGCATGCCCTGGATGCGGCCGCTCGCCGCGGCGCTCGCCGCCGTCTTCTTCCTGGCCCTGGCCTACGCCTTCTCGGGCGTGGGGCCGGTCCACCCGCTCGCCGAGATCAAGCTGGCCGGGGGGCTTCCGGGGCCGCTGGGGCGGCTGCTTTACGGGCCCTGGCTCTACGTCGTGCTGCTCATCGCGGTGCTGCTCTTCGCGGCCACCGTGGCTGCGGTGGTGCTGGTGCAGCCGGGGGTGCGGGGGGCGCGCAAGAAGTTCCAGGTGCTCGAGCGGGAGCGGGAACTCGGGGAGGTGGACCGGTGA
- the nuoI gene encoding NADH-quinone oxidoreductase subunit NuoI — protein MSVFALAKAMGITLKHLFSKPVTIPYPSAPVPLKPRFHGRHVLTRHPDGLEKCIGCSLCAAACPAYAIYVEPAENDPEHPVSAGERYAKVYEINMLRCIFCGLCEEACPTGAIVLGNEFELADYVYSDFVYGKEDLLASTVGSKPQRREAQVTGKPLKLGFEVPYVRPELEGVKYE, from the coding sequence ATGAGCGTGTTCGCATTGGCCAAGGCGATGGGGATCACCCTCAAGCACCTGTTCTCCAAGCCGGTGACCATTCCCTACCCGAGCGCACCGGTGCCCCTGAAGCCGCGGTTCCACGGCCGGCACGTGCTCACCCGGCACCCGGACGGCCTGGAGAAGTGCATCGGCTGCAGCCTTTGCGCGGCGGCCTGCCCCGCTTACGCCATCTACGTGGAGCCCGCGGAGAACGACCCCGAGCACCCGGTCTCGGCGGGGGAGCGCTACGCCAAGGTTTACGAGATCAACATGCTGCGCTGCATCTTCTGCGGCCTCTGCGAGGAGGCCTGCCCCACCGGGGCGATCGTGCTGGGCAACGAGTTCGAGCTGGCCGACTACGTCTACTCCGACTTCGTCTACGGCAAGGAGGACCTGCTCGCCAGTACCGTGGGGTCCAAGCCGCAGCGGCGCGAGGCCCAGGTGACCGGCAAGCCCCTGAAGCTGGGCTTCGAGGTCCCCTACGTACGGCCCGAGCTGGAGGGGGTGAAGTACGAGTGA
- a CDS encoding complex I subunit 1/NuoH family protein translates to MIYLIAAIKGLVLILLLLFAFAYLTWGMRRGLARFQVRLGPNRVGPLGLLQPIADAVKAIFKEDISVAKADRFVYWLAPVISFTFALAAFAVIPLGPEGSLFGLDPWVADLDVGILYIFAVAELAVYGIFLSGWASGSKYSLMGGLRSAAGLVGYELALGVALLGPVLVVGSLSLRDIVDWQGRYGWLIVWQFPAFIVYFIAALAEMGRTPFDFVEAEQELVGGFSTEYNSMKFVAFYMAELLHWITASALIPTLFLGGWHAPFGLPEVPILWLFVKWLVFIFLVMWIWASWFRTRYDVMIRFAWGVLFPVALAWFLATAYWVASKGGAV, encoded by the coding sequence ATGATCTACCTGATCGCCGCGATCAAGGGCCTGGTCCTGATCCTGCTCCTGCTCTTCGCCTTCGCCTACCTCACCTGGGGCATGCGCCGGGGGCTGGCCCGCTTCCAGGTCCGCCTCGGTCCCAACCGGGTCGGGCCGCTGGGCCTGCTGCAGCCGATCGCCGACGCGGTCAAGGCCATCTTCAAGGAAGACATCTCGGTGGCCAAGGCCGACCGCTTCGTCTACTGGCTGGCGCCGGTCATCTCCTTCACCTTCGCGCTCGCCGCCTTCGCGGTGATCCCGCTGGGGCCCGAAGGCAGCCTCTTCGGCCTCGACCCCTGGGTCGCCGACCTGGACGTCGGCATCCTCTACATCTTCGCGGTCGCCGAGCTGGCCGTTTACGGCATCTTCCTCTCCGGCTGGGCTTCCGGGTCGAAGTACAGCCTGATGGGCGGCCTGCGCTCGGCGGCGGGGCTGGTGGGCTACGAGCTCGCGCTGGGCGTCGCGCTCTTGGGCCCGGTGCTCGTCGTGGGCTCGCTCAGCCTGCGCGACATCGTGGACTGGCAGGGTCGGTACGGTTGGCTGATCGTCTGGCAGTTCCCCGCCTTCATCGTCTACTTCATCGCCGCGCTGGCCGAGATGGGGCGCACCCCCTTCGACTTCGTCGAAGCCGAGCAGGAGCTGGTGGGCGGCTTCTCCACCGAGTACAACAGCATGAAGTTCGTGGCCTTCTACATGGCCGAGCTGCTGCACTGGATCACGGCCTCGGCCCTGATCCCGACGCTGTTCCTGGGCGGATGGCACGCCCCCTTCGGCCTGCCGGAGGTCCCGATCCTGTGGTTGTTCGTCAAGTGGCTGGTCTTCATCTTCCTGGTGATGTGGATCTGGGCCAGCTGGTTCCGCACCCGGTACGACGTGATGATTCGCTTCGCCTGGGGGGTGCTCTTCCCGGTGGCGCTCGCCTGGTTCCTGGCGACGGCCTACTGGGTGGCCAGCAAAGGAGGAGCCGTATGA
- a CDS encoding molybdopterin-dependent oxidoreductase: MPKVKVNDRTVEVPPGTSAMDAIFHAGYDVPLFCAERHLSPTGSCRMCLVKAGAPRKGPDGEWIKDESGEVKIFWFPKLMASCTLAVSEGMVIDTLSDEVRHAQSGMVELTLANHPLDCPTCDKGGACDLQDRAYEYGLDAKFYTDPSGEPVYTRYAFSKRHVDKHHPLSEFIILDRERCIHCKRCVRYFEEIPGDQVLDFIERAVHTFIGTADEGLPSNFSGNITDICPVGALLDRVARFRGRNWEFEQTPSVSTDDASGQFIWIDARSGRIERIRARENPELNDIWISDAARFGHEWADMDRVTQPLVRKGGSLEPATWEEALAAMRQGLEGVERKRVGLVLPGDATIEEGLAASELAKQLESGFLDFEGRTAVPASNFPAVPFASVLEADYLLVVGDPTEELPIAHVWIHKRLRGVPMPPRFNHGTPIADLSIREHTPPDPRLLGAFAPHPTRVMTWAEAKGVFEPGHAVAFLAAFDAALAGREPTEVAGVDPAAVRRAAERWLAAEKRVLFLGAEVLMDPEAAKLAEKIAKSQGAGVFAMTPAANARGLEAMGVWPTGDREGPRAAFIAAEAPPQKLLDMTEFRVFHAARMSEVVRRYADVVLPARTPYEKRGTLLNVESRLVGLEPAHVDAGEAEGLTQALGLFADALGVQAPVRFVRQARRRFHERYRIDLDKLEPYGTLWRPRVSLAPRPAPMEGNLYLRPSMWKARHRLGATVQRALGALELAAHPETALAEGLDEGATLEVETPQGALRARLVFDPELPKGWFFLPAGMPAARLPFRALVPQGGETS; encoded by the coding sequence ATGCCGAAAGTCAAGGTCAACGACCGCACCGTCGAGGTTCCCCCCGGCACCTCGGCGATGGACGCGATCTTCCACGCCGGCTACGACGTGCCCCTCTTCTGCGCCGAGCGCCACCTGAGCCCCACCGGCTCCTGCCGGATGTGCCTGGTCAAGGCGGGGGCGCCGCGCAAGGGGCCGGATGGCGAGTGGATCAAGGACGAGTCGGGGGAGGTCAAGATCTTCTGGTTCCCCAAGCTGATGGCGAGCTGCACGCTGGCCGTCAGCGAGGGCATGGTGATCGACACGCTCTCGGACGAGGTGCGGCACGCCCAGTCGGGGATGGTGGAGCTGACGCTCGCCAACCACCCGCTCGACTGCCCCACCTGCGACAAGGGCGGCGCCTGCGACCTGCAGGACCGCGCTTACGAGTACGGGCTGGACGCCAAGTTCTACACCGACCCCAGCGGCGAGCCGGTCTACACCCGCTACGCCTTCAGCAAGCGCCACGTCGACAAGCACCACCCGCTTTCCGAGTTCATCATCCTCGACCGCGAGCGCTGCATCCACTGCAAGCGCTGCGTGCGCTACTTCGAGGAGATTCCCGGCGACCAGGTGCTCGACTTCATCGAGCGGGCGGTGCACACCTTCATCGGCACCGCCGACGAGGGGCTGCCCTCGAACTTCAGCGGCAACATCACCGACATCTGTCCGGTGGGGGCGCTGCTCGACCGGGTGGCGCGCTTCCGCGGCCGCAACTGGGAGTTCGAGCAGACGCCCAGCGTGAGCACCGACGACGCCTCGGGTCAGTTCATCTGGATCGACGCCCGCTCGGGGCGCATCGAGCGCATCCGCGCGCGCGAGAACCCCGAGCTCAACGACATCTGGATCTCCGACGCGGCCCGCTTCGGCCATGAGTGGGCCGACATGGACCGCGTCACCCAGCCGCTGGTGCGCAAGGGCGGCTCGCTCGAGCCCGCAACCTGGGAAGAGGCGCTCGCCGCCATGCGCCAGGGGCTCGAGGGCGTCGAGCGGAAGCGCGTGGGCCTCGTGCTCCCCGGCGACGCCACGATCGAGGAGGGGCTGGCCGCGTCCGAGCTCGCCAAGCAGCTGGAGAGCGGCTTCCTCGACTTCGAGGGGCGCACCGCGGTGCCGGCCTCGAACTTCCCGGCGGTGCCCTTCGCGAGCGTGCTCGAGGCCGACTACCTGCTCGTGGTGGGCGACCCCACCGAGGAGCTGCCCATCGCGCACGTCTGGATCCACAAGCGGCTGCGCGGGGTTCCCATGCCGCCGCGTTTCAACCACGGCACCCCGATCGCCGACCTTTCGATCCGCGAGCACACCCCGCCCGACCCCCGGCTCCTGGGCGCCTTCGCCCCGCACCCCACGCGGGTCATGACGTGGGCCGAGGCCAAGGGGGTCTTCGAGCCCGGTCATGCCGTCGCCTTCCTCGCCGCCTTCGACGCGGCGCTGGCGGGGCGCGAGCCTACCGAGGTGGCGGGCGTGGACCCGGCGGCGGTGAGGCGCGCCGCCGAGCGCTGGCTGGCCGCGGAGAAGCGGGTCCTCTTCCTGGGCGCCGAGGTGCTCATGGACCCCGAGGCCGCGAAGCTGGCCGAGAAGATCGCCAAGTCGCAGGGCGCCGGCGTCTTCGCCATGACCCCGGCGGCCAACGCCCGCGGGCTCGAGGCCATGGGCGTCTGGCCCACGGGCGACCGCGAGGGGCCGCGCGCGGCCTTCATCGCCGCCGAGGCGCCGCCGCAGAAGCTGCTCGACATGACCGAGTTCCGCGTCTTCCACGCCGCGCGCATGAGCGAGGTGGTCCGGCGCTACGCCGACGTGGTGCTGCCCGCCCGGACGCCTTACGAGAAGCGCGGCACCCTGCTCAACGTCGAGAGCCGGCTCGTGGGCCTCGAACCCGCGCACGTCGACGCCGGCGAAGCCGAGGGGCTGACGCAGGCGCTGGGCCTCTTCGCCGACGCGCTGGGGGTGCAGGCGCCGGTGCGCTTCGTGCGCCAGGCGCGCCGGCGCTTCCACGAGCGCTACCGGATCGACCTGGACAAGCTCGAGCCCTACGGCACCCTCTGGCGCCCGCGCGTCAGCCTGGCGCCGCGCCCGGCCCCGATGGAGGGCAACCTCTACCTGCGGCCCAGCATGTGGAAGGCGCGCCACCGCCTGGGGGCGACGGTGCAGCGGGCGCTGGGCGCGCTCGAGCTGGCCGCGCACCCCGAAACCGCCCTGGCCGAGGGGCTCGACGAGGGGGCGACGCTCGAGGTGGAGACCCCCCAGGGTGCCCTCAGGGCGCGCCTCGTCTTCGATCCCGAACTGCCCAAGGGCTGGTTCTTCCTGCCGGCGGGCATGCCGGCGGCCCGGCTTCCCTTCCGGGCCCTGGTTCCCCAGGGAGGTGAAACCTCATGA
- the nuoF gene encoding NADH-quinone oxidoreductase subunit NuoF, whose protein sequence is MSEGPITSGHDPRFTPTLYAHVGRPNSWTLDYYLGHGGYETARAVLTGRQPEEVVEEVKKSGLRGRGGAGFPTGVKWSFMPNDGQQHYLIANADESEPASFKDRYLMEDDPHQLIEGMIIGGFAIRATKGYVYIRGEYRKAYDRLTAAIREAYDRGYLGKNLFGSGFDFDLYVHRGAGAYICGEETALMNSLEGLRANPRMKPPFPAQSGLYGKPTTINNIESLASVVHILQRGADWFAQMGTERSKGMKLFQVSGPARRPGVYELPLGTTFRELIYDWAGGPTEPIKAFIPGGSSTPLLPFTDEYLDLPMDYESLVAAKSALGTGGVVLIPESVCIVDAMWNLIRFYGHESCGKCTPCREGVSGWLPQLFEKFERGQATHEDLKTMEDLLDQIEGRSFCPLADAAVWPIRGALRHFRDEFLHHIEHGSCAVKSGPRWR, encoded by the coding sequence GTGAGCGAAGGGCCGATCACCAGCGGTCACGATCCGCGTTTCACCCCCACCCTCTACGCCCACGTGGGCCGTCCGAACAGCTGGACCCTCGACTACTACCTGGGCCACGGCGGTTACGAGACCGCGCGCGCGGTGCTCACCGGCCGGCAGCCCGAAGAGGTGGTGGAGGAGGTCAAGAAGAGCGGCCTACGCGGGCGCGGCGGCGCCGGCTTTCCCACCGGCGTCAAGTGGAGCTTCATGCCCAACGACGGCCAGCAGCACTACCTGATTGCCAACGCCGACGAGTCGGAGCCCGCCTCCTTCAAGGACCGCTACCTAATGGAGGACGACCCGCACCAGCTGATCGAAGGCATGATCATCGGTGGGTTCGCCATCCGCGCCACCAAGGGCTACGTCTACATCCGCGGCGAGTACCGCAAGGCCTACGACCGCCTCACCGCCGCGATCCGCGAGGCCTACGACCGCGGCTACCTGGGCAAGAACCTCTTTGGCTCCGGCTTCGACTTCGACCTCTACGTGCACCGGGGCGCGGGGGCCTACATCTGCGGCGAGGAGACGGCGCTGATGAACTCGCTCGAGGGCCTGCGCGCCAACCCGCGCATGAAGCCGCCCTTCCCGGCGCAGTCGGGCCTCTACGGCAAGCCGACGACGATCAACAACATCGAGTCGCTGGCCAGCGTGGTGCACATCCTGCAGCGCGGCGCCGACTGGTTCGCGCAGATGGGCACGGAGCGCTCGAAGGGCATGAAGCTCTTCCAGGTCTCGGGCCCCGCCCGTCGCCCCGGCGTTTACGAGCTGCCGCTGGGCACCACCTTCCGCGAGCTCATCTACGACTGGGCCGGCGGCCCCACCGAGCCGATCAAGGCCTTCATTCCCGGGGGCTCCTCGACGCCGCTGCTGCCCTTCACCGATGAGTACCTGGACCTGCCCATGGATTACGAGTCGCTCGTCGCGGCCAAGTCGGCGCTGGGCACCGGCGGGGTGGTCCTCATCCCCGAGTCAGTCTGCATCGTGGACGCGATGTGGAACCTGATCCGCTTCTACGGCCACGAGTCCTGCGGCAAGTGCACGCCCTGCCGTGAAGGGGTCTCGGGCTGGCTGCCGCAGCTCTTCGAGAAGTTCGAGCGCGGCCAGGCCACCCACGAGGACCTGAAGACGATGGAGGACCTGCTCGACCAGATCGAGGGCCGCAGCTTCTGCCCGCTGGCCGACGCCGCGGTCTGGCCGATCCGCGGGGCGCTCAGGCACTTCCGCGACGAGTTCCTGCACCACATCGAGCACGGCAGCTGCGCCGTGAAGTCCGGGCCGAGGTGGAGGTGA
- a CDS encoding NADH-quinone oxidoreductase subunit NuoE family protein: MGFFDDKQEWLAEVFAQYPEDRRRSALMPLLRRVQQDEGYVDFERMKEIAELVGTTATEVAGVMSFYSYYQGLPTGKYHLQVCRTLSCKLAGADELWHTLTDRLGILPGEVTEDGRFSLQAVECLGSCHTGPVVQINDEPYVERVTKARLEALLEGLMQDKPLEEVRQTLPDEDKMGKATIELAEEGGAS, translated from the coding sequence ATGGGCTTCTTTGACGACAAGCAGGAATGGCTCGCCGAGGTCTTTGCGCAGTACCCCGAAGACCGCCGGCGCTCCGCGCTCATGCCCCTCCTGCGGCGGGTGCAGCAGGACGAGGGCTACGTGGACTTCGAGCGCATGAAGGAGATCGCCGAGCTGGTGGGCACCACGGCCACGGAGGTGGCCGGGGTGATGAGCTTCTACAGCTACTACCAGGGGCTGCCCACGGGCAAGTACCACCTTCAGGTCTGCCGGACGCTCAGCTGCAAGCTGGCGGGGGCGGACGAGCTTTGGCACACCCTCACCGATCGGCTGGGCATCCTCCCCGGCGAGGTGACCGAGGACGGCCGCTTCAGCCTCCAGGCGGTGGAGTGCCTGGGCAGCTGCCACACCGGGCCGGTCGTTCAGATCAACGATGAGCCCTACGTCGAGCGCGTCACCAAGGCGCGGCTCGAGGCCCTGCTCGAGGGCCTGATGCAGGACAAGCCGCTCGAGGAGGTGCGCCAGACGCTGCCCGACGAGGACAAGATGGGCAAGGCGACGATCGAGCTGGCCGAGGAAGGGGGTGCGTCGTGA
- the nuoD gene encoding NADH dehydrogenase (quinone) subunit D produces MKPHTDVPPREEPRELRSELMVLNVGPQHPSTHGVLRVVVTLAGEEIVDLVPHIGYLHSGFEKTMEHRTYTQNFTYTPRMDYVHSFAHDLAYALTVEKLVGAQVPERAETIRIILNELSRIASHLIFVATGLLDLGAMTPFFYAFREREAILDLFEWVTGQRFHHNYVRVGGLKEDVPEEFVPELKKFLAGFPAKVDDYQGMFDGSPIFESRAREIGVIPPEVAINLGLTGGSLRASGVNYDVRKAHPYGGYDKYDFDVPLGTRGDVYDRMIVRLEEMRQSHRIIEQAVERLEPGPIRDPNPHLSLPPREMLGRSMEALIFHFKLVTEGFHPPPGEVYVPTESARGELAYYIVSDGGSMPYRVKIRTPEFVNIQSLPYASKGHQFADFIAILATLDPVLGGIDR; encoded by the coding sequence ATGAAACCGCACACCGACGTTCCCCCGCGCGAAGAGCCGCGCGAGCTGCGCAGCGAGTTGATGGTCCTCAACGTCGGCCCGCAGCACCCCTCCACCCACGGCGTGCTGCGCGTCGTGGTCACGCTGGCCGGCGAGGAGATCGTCGATCTGGTGCCGCACATCGGCTACCTGCACTCGGGCTTCGAGAAGACGATGGAGCACCGCACCTACACCCAGAACTTCACCTACACCCCGCGCATGGACTACGTGCACTCCTTCGCCCACGACCTCGCCTATGCGCTTACGGTGGAGAAGCTGGTGGGGGCGCAGGTGCCCGAGCGCGCCGAGACGATCCGCATCATCCTCAACGAGCTCAGCCGCATCGCCAGCCACCTGATCTTCGTGGCCACGGGCCTATTGGACCTGGGCGCGATGACCCCCTTCTTCTACGCCTTCCGCGAGCGCGAGGCCATCCTCGACCTCTTCGAGTGGGTGACCGGCCAGCGCTTCCACCACAACTACGTCCGCGTGGGCGGGTTGAAGGAGGACGTGCCCGAGGAGTTCGTTCCCGAGTTGAAGAAGTTCCTCGCGGGCTTTCCCGCCAAGGTGGACGACTACCAGGGGATGTTCGACGGCTCGCCCATCTTCGAGTCGCGCGCCCGCGAGATCGGGGTCATCCCGCCGGAGGTGGCCATCAACCTGGGCCTCACCGGCGGCAGCCTGCGCGCCAGCGGCGTGAACTACGACGTGCGCAAGGCGCACCCCTACGGCGGTTACGACAAGTACGACTTCGACGTGCCTCTGGGCACGCGCGGCGACGTCTACGACCGCATGATCGTGCGCCTCGAGGAGATGCGGCAGTCGCACCGGATCATCGAGCAGGCGGTGGAGCGGCTCGAGCCCGGTCCGATCCGCGACCCCAACCCCCACCTCTCGCTGCCGCCGCGCGAGATGCTGGGCCGCAGCATGGAGGCCCTGATCTTCCACTTCAAGCTGGTCACCGAGGGCTTCCACCCGCCGCCGGGCGAGGTCTACGTCCCCACCGAGTCGGCGCGCGGCGAGCTGGCCTACTACATCGTCTCCGACGGGGGCAGCATGCCCTACCGCGTCAAGATCCGCACCCCCGAGTTCGTCAACATCCAGTCGCTGCCCTACGCCAGCAAGGGGCACCAGTTCGCCGACTTCATCGCCATCCTCGCCACCCTCGACCCGGTGCTCGGGGGCATCGACCGCTAA
- a CDS encoding NADH-quinone oxidoreductase subunit C produces MRLERAKTYAAEHGYAVEEARGLVWLDVPREALADFFPAMQELGFNYLANVIGIDYSSYPEPRPERYAVLFELVSIKGWKDGDGSRFFARVWVPERDPVLPSAVPFYASANFFEREIFDLLGIRFEGHPDLRKILTPEDLEGHPLRKDYPLGETPTQFKDGRYIDPASFRAGLAGGDPGLTGRRGGARRGYAEIYEDVRRAQAAEGEDA; encoded by the coding sequence GTGCGACTCGAACGCGCCAAAACCTACGCCGCCGAGCACGGCTACGCCGTGGAGGAGGCGCGCGGACTCGTCTGGCTGGACGTTCCGCGTGAAGCGCTGGCCGACTTCTTCCCGGCCATGCAGGAGCTGGGGTTCAACTACCTGGCCAACGTCATCGGCATCGACTACAGCAGCTACCCCGAGCCCCGGCCCGAACGCTACGCGGTGCTCTTCGAGCTGGTCTCCATCAAGGGCTGGAAGGACGGCGACGGCTCGCGCTTCTTCGCCCGGGTCTGGGTTCCCGAGCGCGACCCGGTGCTTCCCTCGGCCGTGCCCTTTTACGCCAGCGCCAACTTCTTCGAGCGCGAGATCTTCGACCTGCTGGGGATCCGCTTCGAGGGGCACCCCGACCTGCGCAAGATCCTGACCCCCGAGGACCTGGAAGGCCACCCCCTGCGCAAGGACTACCCCCTGGGGGAGACGCCCACCCAGTTCAAGGACGGCCGCTACATCGACCCCGCCTCGTTCCGCGCGGGGCTCGCGGGCGGGGATCCGGGCCTGACCGGGCGCCGCGGCGGGGCGCGCCGCGGCTACGCCGAGATCTATGAAGACGTGCGGCGGGCGCAGGCCGCCGAAGGGGAGGACGCATGA